In a genomic window of Henningerozyma blattae CBS 6284 chromosome 9, complete genome:
- the TBLA0I02620 gene encoding uncharacterized protein, giving the protein MSTQRRVIQQRVVTDPNVHTTAELPQKYYFSPTLGISVVHDYNKSEEISEDAAAAVLNPDNLKAIGINNINNLNMRYNGSPNTVASNTLKSAKRINSIRNNSNINTNTTVSGNALTTSQTTRLLSQPDSSYFKHIPTTYVEEEINTPAYLYSQQQQQLQQQQLQLQQQQLQMQQQQLQMQVREANNQRRLRRSINKPSYQNKYSYDNDNYAYNNDYEGKTATATPRSVSSKRFAKQQQSKSRNPSRDLYYEDFDDDMTVTNTPKVTQSKHQHHSHHRSHSHSHSHPRSHVPSHSHSYSGPSQRHQSIPTPRSMENMSTTTPKKVSTGYLMDEPLTSDEEDEDPYSNEFKNFEENNIDESNFNNQRKATTTKSLYMERRKSMDPGLPIINTEPAYPSEKKSLKQSKYASKQKIRNEIPLAIALTQKKVTDNDSIKVSDSIVNYVNEVVHSHLDDDFEFNKVSQLNPQYQRKYKDLLGYDLTSQQYDAIKSYLRKSNANPINNSSTTSYKDNSLNFYDLDLDNFNATSSNNARSVSNTSSSKKLVGLEKQKQMQRQKIKSSTNKGYRSDSDLDSDFNFKLDFDTSDKRYISKIAKPTIKENEKFLIDQNLDLDENDGFYEFNKFDYSIPITSTTSDAKYQTRKNIRNDAELFMTPREKPSRQSSRRSRMRSSSASYARTKASDKVQSDRYRRSHYQEQPGYELENEPDIPDYSSKNMNRSVSDYTSTRRSKSKRNSNLQKRYSERYDDVYNADYDEILETPRGTKIVPSRKITSPSKKNSKKTPSRKVSTPRQAKQLLDSNIRNSTIQVEDISTSNKPLLGLGVTTKNSDEPNPEYSEQNEQGFETVTEDESALEDTDLQLTPTPYAKKNIPKSQNITTTLPPVEQTYNDDGFQTVTEGEEDEDEYPQTPATKPSPRLDRHQKQPQQSPRSGTYAEKIIVPNELPEAYPIENLENEPVEDSAFSTEVEDEEQQDLDNDESLKETYRAADTRFPIDQVSVYDDEEEEEEIEAPPETAQLQPEAPSSYRDEIDEDDYIINPSTPAPKGSTEYNKNVRRVSKQRKSTEIHPTRKASSHPIAKAYDKLTSRQQKINEQKRSVRKSVAKKNRKTAFVNKDTLLNDDYFKLKNIQDENSPIFDENDFEYSTVNKPATRSPKRVTSRKKQETFDLNETLTDNQIDQEGRGLNGNFYRTLPTTYAGLQNIKQRPKKVKRVKKVTESPGQARKVKHGKHKTTETVLRPQYASDNPLMAGYATSSFKRKDRHFAPVGTSMRHDENSDLWRPVNQSTVLMGQSPHYKYQKIQTKPTSPRKLKKKLVKKQQQLPSPTPSPITSDHESIPETAITTATSIPENEQQIKGNFENFSDDYLQRNNDVVESDNVVDEKSTVTVALSDGFRIRVANPGERLLSKYSQTNRQQKKRASSLKKNQIPVKPKGTRKVSTSQRPYSAQYIYNRKRKEAQRNRYSEADLPRFPKTVRSDQERSNLRGSVASRHDVRSTPLAHQGFNVRSTNDDEEMYQQALRIARRRFNSHKDLENEDLMADDEISDYPEEPRTKGTASKLRNTLVGSSRQAGPSDDFGIQPTSSFRRSRPSQSTRRTTLRDMPLEDLEHTRDYGQYNNDTYYPHSSIGRRKSWKEILLGSEAARNNDVNNGIPYDSYYDQPTYNDDVYDNNYLGNQQEPRKQNLDLLHHKHHNRPHSKHRKSWKSILLGYDDSVTSLSSAGQVAPQNNLKSPKSKKISKQSKIKRKTPATYNGQAVVPDEGLQNVQQGLDPDFENGYSTAEDDNMENSSPLGNYEEGNFYDAPEIQPEHGQQAHERQYRNNSRHSKLRSVLIGEPDYENTSKSKHPSKNQDGISQPYVDDEQENIQSSPKTTRDKAWKVALVGSTQSTKRKQRVSTGPSAEYPQVSDVADDIQHYDATRGNEYQQSNNRLIRKKSLKEVLVGSNRNSVTTPKSTSHSSGTQFNSLIADDDMDEYYDAAPNTSNLKRRKSLKEVFLGQKEPSASNDAYYDNENVGSPSRNRNSLKYVLLGQTSSSSPVNRSNRNSTKRNSLNYNENNGIAETNDGYENTYDQSEAVDELLNNTEIQAEDFQSNEEEEEEYYNQSPIPQEGQKLKKILVGSTSKSNEKFEPRSVAKQRNPPVVPGSQVIPDEPVSDEEFVDTIDNQNNLRTDEGSYEDFLNATNENDARQPSNSQGKLRTLLVGNNQDQPIEGVNEYSNKVVNGDVENEDAYLPENEQSNLRPSQQLDVTSPRNAGKMSKTNIEDSKLPESNTSPNTEDQYSMLGNILLGPTVRQQRKSRSDLPLMEKSALSPRDDELQGTNNRNEITEPQVLPNSTNGVKTSKRRSLAIALNTQNLRKSMESEGAVDTNDTIGSQFASSNMTAPVNTEPVMNTTLEDDQEMNDIISDKEDTDIPIEPVTPPLEKKPSIKLRNVLVGKKKNNSKNRNSGDFKRNSYMSIDSQRGEISSPIQDDVKPLRSVSTRDSKVKSFLVGKRKSKNLENIGTQKLSDEDELLSDEDVDMNNNSDDQFEDASEPPVSYQEERLEQNVEPLEQDLEDERDNNSLLLNEEDSIENTVEPKPISKEINEISSDTETPTNEPKPAIKSSYLNLDDNNQDNESTNLSTMMPTFGPLKETKESNVISPTVNGHDDDNDEEASILASVNVREGNNDTEFNNDDISNPANITNPFEDSNTKDNSSQIKDEIDDSKLVTKKTKSNKKSVGKKSAGLQTPVSSISNNSIQPSNPSEKLRSLFVGNAGNKRVSESGTSGNSNKRKSMISANNNSTLTSGPKNKDKTNTSSNRLSKRISIIPNLKRKSTNDTISKKRDSRDSKQKSVQSDGTIKVQPKKKVKPNEKNTIRNVLVGKDRSSRNFESRSDFENVNASVSAVASASASASATVSASATVSAIGTPSRQRKLSNKKKSNILNDSNMDVENNSRDILGSNQTNIQDENENTNEMESGSSNKNQLLGLFKTRSSKSKESKKRPKSKSSFRDVLVGKPNGDDSVGATSEQGEVQDEEMNVDDKADAIENDGVNDGVNDGVNDGVNDGVNDGVNDSVNDGVNDSVNANANVSEENLQMFGSANDEVFHDAMMLEEDQGNNTGDVTGTARESNLFESVPENSLATSDHPMEDEEFEDIVSSDDVIEKPPKKKSSWRAFFTGFDNNRQVVV; this is encoded by the coding sequence atgagcACTCAAAGAAGAGTCATTCAACAAAGAGTTGTTACAGACCCAAACGTCCATACCACAGCAGAATTAcctcaaaaatattacttcTCCCCCACACTGGGTATCTCTGTCGTTCACGATTATAACAAGAGTGAAGAGATTTCTGAAGACGCTGCTGCTGCGGTTTTAAATCCAGATAATTTGAAAGCCATTGGTATAAACAATATCAATAACTTGAATATGAGATATAATGGTTCTCCAAACACTGTGGCTTCAAATACTTTGAAGTCTGCAAAGAGgataaattcaataagAAATAACTCCAACATTAACACAAATACAACTGTAAGTGGGAATGCACTCACCACTTCTCAAACCACTAGGCTATTGTCTCAGCCAGATTCAAGTTATTTCAAACATATTCCTACTACTTATGTAGAAGAGGAAATTAATACCCCAGCTTATCTATATtcacaacaacaacaacaactacaacaacaacaactacaattacaacaacaacaattacaaatgcaacaacaacagTTGCAAATGCAAGTCCGTGAGGCAAATAATCAAAGAAGATTAAGAAGGTCCATTAATAAGCCTTCCTaccaaaataaatattcttatgATAATGACAATTATGcttataataatgattacGAGGGCAAAACTGCCACTGCAACCCCTAGATCAGTGAGTTCTAAGAGATTCGCTAAACAACAGCAATCTAAAAGTAGAAACCCATCTAGAGACTTATACTATGAAGActttgatgatgatatgaCTGTAACTAACACTCCAAAAGTCACTCAAAGTAAGCACCAGCATCATTCTCATCATCGTTCCCATTCTCATTCTCATAGTCACCCTCGTTCTCATGTCCCATCACATTCTCATTCTTATTCAGGACCTTCTCAACGTCATCAATCTATCCCAACGCCTCGTTCAATGGAAAACATGTCTACCACTACTCCAAAGAAAGTCTCTACTGGTTATTTGATGGATGAACCTTTAACttctgatgaagaagacGAAGATCCTTAttcaaatgaatttaaaaattttgaagaaaataatattgatgaatCAAACTTCAATAATCAAAGAAAGGCTACTACTACTAAGTCTTTATATATGGAGAGAAGAAAATCTATGGATCCAGGTTTACCAATCATCAATACTGAACCTGCTTATCCTTCTGAGAAAAAGTCTTTAAAACAATCTAAGTATGCTtctaaacaaaaaattaggAACGAAATTCCATTAGCCATTGCTTTGACTCAAAAGAAAGTTACTGATAATGATTCTATTAAAGTTTCAGACTCAATTGTCAATTATGTTAATGAAGTAGTTCATTCTCATTTAGATGATGATTTCGAGTTTAATAAAGTTAGTCAATTAAATCCTCAAtatcaaagaaaatataaagactTATTAGGTTATGATTTGACTTCACAACAATATGATGCTATTAAATcttatttaagaaaatcAAACGCTAATCCAATCAATAATTCCTCCACTACTTCTTATAAAGACaattctttgaatttttatgatttggatttagataattttaatgCAACTTCCTCCAATAATGCTAGATCGGTTTCAAACACATCCTCATCTAAGAAATTAGTTGGATTAGAAAAGCAGAAGCAAATGCAAAGACAAAAGATTAAAAGTAGTACTAATAAAGGTTATCGTTCCGATTCTGATCTAGACTctgatttcaatttcaaactAGATTTTGATACTTCAGACAAAagatatatttctaaaatagCCAAACCAACCATAAAGGAAAACGAAAAATTCTTAATCGACCAAAATCTAGATCTAGATGAAAACGATGGCTTTTAtgaattcaataaatttgattaCTCTATCCCAATCACCTCAACAACTTCAGATGCAAAATATCAAACCAGAAAGAATATTCGTAATGATGCTGAACTATTCATGACTCCTCGTGAGAAGCCTTCCAGACAATCTAGTAGACGTTCAAGAATGCGTTCTTCTTCTGCCTCGTATGCAAGAACTAAAGCTTCTGATAAAGTTCAATCGGATCGTTATCGCCGTAGTCACTATCAAGAACAACCTGGCTATGAGTTAGAAAATGAACCTGATATCCCAGACTATTCTTCCAAAAACATGAATCGTAGTGTTTCTGATTATACCTCAACTAGACGCTCTAAATCAAAGCGCAACtctaatttacaaaaaagatattctGAAAGATATGATGATGTTTATAATGCTGATtatgatgaaattttagaaacTCCAAGGGGAACAAAAATCGTACCTTCTCGTAAGATCACTTCTCCTTCtaagaaaaattctaaaaagaCCCCTTCAAGGAAGGTCTCTACCCCGAGACAAGCTAAACAGCTTCTAGATTCgaatattagaaattctACCATTCAAGTTGAAGATATTTCCACGTCAAATAAACCGCTATTGGGTTTAGGTGTTACAACGAAAAATTCTGATGAACCAAATCCAGAATATTCCGAGCAAAATGAGCAAGGTTTTGAAACTGTAACTGAAGATGAATCTGCTTTGGAAGATACTGATTTACAGCTTACTCCAACTCCTTAtgcaaagaaaaatatccCTAAATCTCAGAACATTACCACTACTTTGCCTCCTGTAGAGCAAACCTATAATGATGATGGGTTTCAAACTGTAACTGAAggtgaagaagatgaagatgaatatCCTCAAACCCCAGCTACCAAGCCTTCTCCAAGACTTGATCGTCATCAGAAACAACCACAGCAATCTCCACGATCTGGTACATATGCAGAAAAGATCATTGTTCCAAATGAATTACCGGAGGCTTATCCCATTGAAAATCTAGAAAATGAACCTGTCGAAGATAGTGCCTTCAGTACTGAAGTAGAAGACGAAGAACAACAAGAtcttgataatgatgaatctttaaaagaaaCCTATAGAGCTGCTGATACTCGTTTCCCTATTGATCAAGTTTCTGtatatgatgatgaagaggaagaagaagaaattgaagcACCTCCTGAGACTGCACAACTTCAACCAGAAGCTCCAAGTTCATATAGAGATGAGATCGATGAAGATGATTATATAATCAACCCTTCTACTCCTGCACCTAAAGGATCAACCGAGTACAACAAGAATGTTAGACGTGTTTCAAAACAGAGAAAATCAACAGAAATTCATCCAACTAGGAAAGCATCTTCTCATCCAATAGCTAAAGCTTATGATAAGTTAACTTCAAGacaacaaaaaattaacgAACAAAAAAGATCTGTTAGAAAATCTGTtgcaaagaaaaatagaaaGACAGCCTTTGTCAATAAAGACACTctattaaatgatgattattttaaattaaagaatatcCAAGATGAAAATTCACCTATCTTcgatgaaaatgattttgAGTATTCTACTGTTAATAAGCCTGCCACTCGTTCTCCAAAGAGAGTGACGTCGAGAAAAAAACAGGAAacttttgatttaaatgaaactTTGACTGATAATCAAATTGATCAAGAGGGTAGAGGTTTAAATGGGAATTTCTATAGAACATTACCAACAACATATGCTggtttacaaaatattaaacaaCGCCCAAAAAAGGTAAAAAGAGTGAAAAAAGTTACAGAATCGCCAGGTCAGGCTAGAAAAGTAAAGCATGGGAAGCATAAAACTACTGAAACGGTTCTTCGCCCTCAATATGCCTCAGATAATCCATTAATGGCTGGTTATGCTACATCtagttttaaaagaaaagatcGCCATTTTGCACCAGTTGGCACTTCTATGAGACATGATGAGAATAGTGATTTATGGAGACCTGTTAATCAAAGTACTGTTTTAATGGGACAAAGCCCTCATTACAAATATCAAAAGATTCAAACTAAGCCTACTTCACCAagaaaactaaaaaaaaaattagttaaAAAACAGCAACAACTTCCTTCACCAACACCTTCCCCCATTACAAGTGATCATGAAAGTATCCCAGAAACTGCTATAACAACTGCAACTAGTATACCAGAAAATGAACAGCAAATTAAAggtaattttgaaaattttagtGATGACTATTTGCAAAGAAACAATGATGTTGTGGAATCAGATAACGTTGTAGATGAAAAGTCGACTGTTACTGTTGCCTTAAGTGATGGTTTTCGTATAAGAGTTGCTAATCCTGGAGAAAGGCTactttcaaaatattctcAAACGAATAGgcaacaaaaaaaaagagctAGTagtttaaagaaaaatcaaataccCGTAAAACCAAAAGGTACCAGAAAAGTATCTACTTCCCAACGTCCATATTCTGctcaatatatttacaaCAGAAAAAGAAAGGAAGCACAAAGAAACCGCTACTCTGAAGCAGATTTACCACGATTCCCAAAAACAGTCAGAAGTGATCAGGAAAGAAGTAACTTAAGAGGTTCAGTAGCTAGTCGTCATGATGTTCGTTCTACACCACTTGCGCATCAAGGTTTTAATGTTAGGTCAAccaatgatgatgaagaaatgtATCAACAAGCTTTGAGGATTGCACGCAGAAGATTTAATAGTCATAAGGATcttgaaaatgaagatttaatGGCTGATGATGAAATCTCTGATTACCCAGAAGAGCCAAGAACTAAAGGTACAGCTAGTAAGTTAAGAAATACGTTGGTCGGTTCAAGTCGTCAAGCTGGTCCTAGTGATGATTTCGGTATTCAGCCTACTTCAAGTTTCCGTCGTTCCCGTCCATCTCAATCCACCAGACGCACCACCTTAAGAGATATGCCACTAGAAGATCTCGAACATACACGTGATTATGGtcaatataataatgatacatATTATCCACATTCGTCAATTGGTAGAAGAAAAAGCTGGAAGGAAATTTTATTAGGTTCTGAAGCTGCTCGTAACAATGATGTGAATAATGGTATTCCATACGATAGTTATTATGATCAACCAACTtataatgatgatgtttacgataataattatttaggTAATCAACAAGAACCTCGTAAGCAAAATTTAGATTTGTTACATCATAAACATCATAATAGACCACATTCAAAGCACAGAAAATCTTggaaaagtattttattaGGATATGATGATTCTGTTACTAGTTTATCGAGTGCAGGTCAAGTTGCTccacaaaataatttgaaatcacCAAAGTCAAAGAAAATTTCGAAacaatcaaaaattaaaagaaagacACCAGCTACTTATAATGGACAAGCAGTAGTGCCTGATGAAGGATTGCAGAATGTTCAACAAGGTTTAGATCCAGATTTTGAGAATGGTTATAGTACTGCAGAAGATGATAATATGGAAAACTCCTCTCCATTAGGAAATTATGAAGAAGGTAATTTTTACGACGCTCCTGAAATTCAACCAGAACATGGTCAACAAGCTCATGAAAGGCAATATCGTAATAACAGTAGACATTCGAAATTAAGATCAGTTTTAATTGGTGAACCTGACTATGAAAATACTTCCAAATCAAAGCACCCATCAAAAAACCAAGACGGTATATCGCAACCTTATGTAGATGATgaacaagaaaatattcagTCATCTCCTAAGACAACTCGTGATAAAGCTTGGAAGGTAGCTTTAGTTGGTTCAACTCAAAgtacaaaaagaaaacaaagaGTAAGCACAGGTCCATCGGCTGAATATCCTCAAGTATCAGACGTGGCAGATGATATACAACATTATGATGCTACAAGAGGTAACGAATACCAACAATCTAATAATCGTCTTATACGAAAGAAATCCTTGAAAGAAGTTTTAGTTGGTTCTAACCGAAATTCAGTAACAACTCCAAAAAGCACTTCGCATTCGTCTGGAACTCAGTTTAACTCGCTTATAGCAGATGATGATATGGACGAATATTATGATGCTGCCCCTAACACCTCTAACTTAAAGCGTCGTAAGTCCTTAAAAGAGGTTTTTCTAGGCCAAAAGGAACCATCTGCTTCTAATGACGCTtattatgataatgaaaatgttgGTAGTCCTTCGAGAAATAGaaattctttgaaatatGTCTTGTTAGGTCAAACTTCTTCATCAAGTCCTGTAAACAGATCAAATAGAAATTCAACAAAGAGAAACTCTTTGAATTATAATGAGAATAATGGAATAGCTGAAACTAATGATGGTTATGAAAACACATATGACCAAAGTGAAGCAGtcgatgaattattaaacaataCAGAGATTCAGGCAGAAGATTTTCAATCTAatgaagaggaagaagaagaatattataatcAATCGCCAATCCCACAAGAAGGtcagaaattgaaaaaaatcttgGTTGGTTCCACTTCAAAATCCAATGAGAAATTTGAACCTCGTTCAGTTGCTAAGCAAAGGAATCCACCAGTAGTACCAGGCAGTCAAGTTATTCCAGATGAGCCTGTTTCTGATGAGGAGTTTGTTGATACAAttgataatcaaaataatttgagaACCGATGAGGGATCATATGAAGATTTTCTAAATGCCAccaatgaaaatgatgCGAGGCAACCTTCTAATAGCCAAGGTAAATTGAGAACCCTTTTAGTAGGAAACAATCAAGATCAGCCAATCGAGGGTGTGAATGAATATTCAAACAAAGTAGTAAATGGGGATgtagaaaatgaagatgcATATTTGCCTGAAAATGAACAAAGTAACCTTAGGCCTAGTCAACAGTTAGACGTTACAAGTCCAAGAAATGCTGGTAAAATGTCCAAGACAAATATAGAAGATTCAAAACTTCCAGAATCTAATACTTCTCCTAATACTGAAGATCAATATTCAATGCTAggtaatatattattggGCCCCACTGTTAGACAACAAAGAAAATCAAGGAGTGACCTTCCATTAATGGAAAAATCAGCACTTTCACCAAGGGATGACGAACTTCAAGGTACTAACAATCGGAACGAAATTACTGAACCACAAGTTCTTCCAAACTCTACTAATGGCGTGAAAACTTCGAAAAGAAGATCATTAGCTATAGCCTTGAATACCCAAAATTTAAGAAAGAGTATGGAGTCAGAAGGTGCTGTTGATACTAATGATACTATTGGATCTCAATTTGCTTCCAGTAATATGACTGCACCTGTAAACACAGAGCCTGTTATGAATACTACATTAGAGGATGATCAAGAGATGAACGACATCATTTCAGATAAAGAAGATACAGATATTCCTATTGAACCTGTTACTCCTCCacttgaaaaaaaaccaTCAATTAAGTTGAGAAATGTTTTGGTTggtaagaaaaaaaataattctaaaaatcGTAATTCAGGagatttcaaaagaaattcTTATATGTCAATTGATTCACAACGAGGTGAGATTTCATCACCTATTCAAGATGATGTCAAACCTTTGAGAAGTGTATCTACTAGAGATTCAAAAGTGAAGAGTTTCCTTGTTGGCAAGCgcaaatcaaaaaatttagaaaatattggtACACAAAAACTTTCAGATGaggatgaattattatctgatgaagatgtagatatgaataataactCTGATGATCAATTTGAAGATGCGTCTGAACCACCTGTTAGTTATCAAGAAGAACGTTTGGAACAAAATGTTGAACCACTTGAACAAGATTTAGAAGATGAACGTGATAACAATTCTTTATTGTTAAACGAAGAggattcaattgaaaatacaGTAGAACCAAAGCCTATTTCTAAGGAAATCAATGAAATTTCTAGTGATACTGAAACCCCTACAAACGAACCAAAACCTGCAATTAAAAGttcatatttaaatttggatGATAATAACCAAGATAATGAAAGTACTAATCTGAGTACAATGATGCCTACTTTTGGACCTCTtaaagaaacaaaagaatCTAATGTTATCAGTCCAACGGTAAACGGACACGacgatgataatgatgaagaggCTAGTATATTAGCTTCAGTTAATGTGAGGGAAGGAAATAATGACACGGAATTCAACAACGACGATATTTCTAACCCTGCTAATATTACAAACCCCTTTGAAGATTCTAATACTAAAGATAATTCTAGTcaaattaaagatgaaatcGATGATAGTAAACTCGTAACTAAAAAGACAAAGAGTAATAAGAAATCTGTTGGGAAGAAATCAGCAGGTTTACAAACACCGGTAAGTTcgatttcaaataattctattcAACCAAGTAATCCatctgaaaaattaagaagTTTATTTGTTGGTAATGCAGGTAATAAGAGAGTGAGTGAATCTGGTACAAGTggtaattctaataaaagaaaatctaTGATCAGtgccaataataatagtacaTTAACCAGTGGtcctaaaaataaagacaAGACTAATACATCATCTAATAGATTATCTAAGagaatttcaattattccTAATTTAAAGAGAAAATCTACCAACGATACgatttctaaaaaaagagaCTCGAGAGATTCTAAACAGAAATCAGTTCAATCAGATGGTACTATTAAAGTTCAACCGAAGAAGAAAGTTAAaccaaatgaaaaaaatacaattagAAACGTTTTAGTTGGTAAGGATAGAAGTTCGAGGAATTTCGAGAGTAGGagtgattttgaaaatgtcAATGCGAGTGTGAGTGCTGTTGCAAGTGCAAGTGCAAGTGCAAGTGCAACTGTAAGTGCAAGTGCAACTGTAAGTGCAATTGGTACACCATCAAgacaaagaaaattatctaacaagaaaaaatcgaatattttgaatgattctaatatggatgttgaaaataattccaGAGATATTTTAGGATCAAACCAAACTAATATTCAAGATGAGAAtgaaaatacaaatgaGATGGAAAGTGGTTCTTCTAACAAGAATCAATTGCTTGGATTATTCAAAACTCGTAGTTCCAAGAGTAAAGAATCAAAGAAAAGACCCAAGAGTAAATCCAGTTTTAGAGATGTTTTAGTTGGCAAGCCAAATGGTGATGATTCAGTTGGTGCTACTTCTGAGCAAGGTGAGGTCCAAGATGAAGAGATGAATGTGGATGATAAAGCAGACGCAATTGAGAACGATGGCGTGAATGATGGCGTGAATGATGGCGTGAATGATGGCGTGAATGATGGCGTGAATGATGGCGTGAATGATAGCGTGAATGATGGCGTGAATGATAGCGTGAATGCAAACGCAAACGTTTCTGAAGAAAACTTGCAAATGTTTGGATCTGCTAATGACGAAGTATTCCATGACGCCATGATGTTGGAAGAAGATCAAGGAAACAATACAGGTGATGTCACGGGTACCGCAAGGGAATCCAACCTATTTGAATCTGTTCCTGAAAATTCCCTGGCTACAAGTGATCATCCAATGGaggatgaagaatttgaagatattgTATCATCCGATGATGTGATTGAGAAACCTCCCAAGAAAAAATCTAGTTGGAGAGCTTTTTTCACTGGATTTGACAATAATAGACAAGTTGTTGTTTGA
- the ADK1 gene encoding adenylate kinase ADK1 (similar to Saccharomyces cerevisiae ADK1 (YDR226W); ancestral locus Anc_8.441), producing the protein MAQDESIRMVLIGPPGAGKGTQAPNLVNKFGACHLATGDMLRSQIAKGTDLGKEAKKIMDQGGLVSDEIMVNMIKDELLNNPACKKGFILDGFPRTIPQAEKLNAMLIEQNTPLQNAVELKVDDDLLVARITGRLIHQASGRSYHKLFNPPKEDMKDDVTGEPLIQRSDDNAEALKKRLGAYHQQTEPIVEYYKKSDIWSGIDASKKPTEVWEDILIALNKN; encoded by the coding sequence ATGGCTCAAGATGAATCTATTAGAATGGTCCTTATCGGACCACCAGGTGCTGGTAAAGGTACTCAAGCTCCAAACTTAGTCAACAAGTTTGGTGCTTGCCATTTGGCCACCGGTGACATGTTAAGATCTCAAATTGCCAAAGGTACCGATTTGGGTAAAGAAGCTAAGAAGATCATGGACCAAGGTGGGTTGGTTTCTGATGAAATCATGGTCAACATGattaaagatgaattgTTGAATAACCCAGCTTGTAAGAAAGGTTTCATCTTGGATGGGTTCCCAAGAACTATCCCACAagctgaaaaattaaacgCCATGTTGATTGAACAAAACACTCCTTTACAAAACGCCGTTGAATTGAAAGTAGATGACGATTTATTGGTTGCTAGAATCACTGGTAGATTGATCCATCAAGCTTCCGGTAGATCTTACCACAAGTTATTCAACCCACCAAAGGAAGACATGAAAGATGATGTCACTGGTGAACCATTGATCCAAAGATCTGATGATAACGCTGAAGCTTTGAAAAAGAGATTGGGTGCTTACCATCAACAAACCGAACCAATTGTCGAATACTACAAGAAGAGTGATATTTGGTCCGGTATTGATGCCAGCAAGAAACCAACTGAAGTTTGGGAAGATATCTTGATTGCTTTAAACAAAAACTAA